One window of Silene latifolia isolate original U9 population unplaced genomic scaffold, ASM4854445v1 scaffold_106, whole genome shotgun sequence genomic DNA carries:
- the LOC141637417 gene encoding uncharacterized protein LOC141637417 codes for MTVTEYIKEFEKMSIVYDLEEKEELRVARFIKGLTPAIAKRVEIQNYEGFNDVCRLAWKFEKHDKAQKPHAYSKGQSSGTNSYSRPAPSKAKEIPKEEPKDKGKGVAEPKGSSLRRCFKCQGYGHIAKRMSFKRAPNTQELCDLIPVFVTPEEETVQGNVETRVKDYGSCANVVARDLVDELKLQTKDRVKPYKLHWLNGENGIQVKKQALVSLSLGPYTDEVWCDIIPMNACHILLGRPWQFDRKVEHDGRANVYSVMKGNVRYNLKPMSPNKIKESKTKKGSMFMEAREVEEALARGERTYVFAVECDASGVGIGAVLIQEKRPIAYFSEKLNGARLNYSTYDKEFYAIVRALDHWSHYLRPKPFILHSDHEALKHIHGQQKLNQRHAKWVEFLQSFTFSSKYKTGSSNVVADALSRRHSLLIELDARILGFEHIKELYKSDPEFSKEIIDPTGLYTVQDGYLFKGNRLCIPNGSIRELLVREAHGGAIAGHFGVNKTSDILSEHFYWPRMNKDVQEIVAKCVVCQKAKSTFTKGLYTPLPVPVQPWNETDDATKVADLYYREIVRLHGIPLTIVSDRDVKFLSYFWKTLWRLMGTKLLFSTSHHPQTDGQTEVTNRTLGSLLRGLVSKSTKDWDIKLAHAEFAYNRTPSMTTGRAPFEIVYGVNPYLPIDLVPIPKKDVLSFEAKERQAAFLRVCEQVRAQIEKANAKYKEKANKHRKQPVFKEGDLVWLHLRKERFPSKRKNKLMPRADGPFKILECYGSNAYKLELPSEYGGVSATFNVGDLSPYLEDEDLREQCVKRSIGKDSVEMKLIEHSTGLFRMLKYDSGKFTCLLGIQGSDVETSYQKKSYPSLIILGNKASALDFLKSKTVLGFFIFVTSATMSRKKLRQALKMLEEYEEELLWEDITRRIDKLSSKYEKWERELNQSCGSKDEEIKIEPDPKSFEVVNEEEEENQADPIRQEKIESFDVAIKEGRARG; via the exons ATGACGGTGACTGAATACATCAAAGAATTCGAGAAGATGTCGATTGTATACGATCTTGAGGAGAAAGAAGAGCTAAGGGTGGCGAGATTCATCAAGGGCCTAACACCCGCAATTGCTAAAAGAGTCGAGATCCAGAATTATGAAGGTTTTAATGATGTGTGTCGATTAGCATGGAAGTTCGAGAAACATGATAAGGCACAAAAACCTCATGCTTACTCCAAGGGACAAAGTTCGGGAACGAATTCATATTCCAGGCCAGCTCCTAGCAAGGCTAAAGAAATCCCGAAAGAAGAACCCAAGGACAAAGGAAAGGGTGTTGCCGAGCCAAAGGGGAGTTCTTTGAGACGTTGCTTCAAGTGTCAAGGCTATGGACATATAGCAAAACGAATGTCCTTTAAACGAGCCCCTAACACTCAAGAATTATGTGATTTGATCCCCGTATTTGTCACGCCAGAGGAAGAAACAGTCCAAGGGAATGTTGAAACGAGGGTGAAGGATTA TGGATCGTGTGCTAATGTAGTAGCAAGGGACCTTGTTGATGAACTAAAATTGCAAACTAAAGACCGAGTTAAACCATATAAATTGCATTGGCTGAATGGGGAGAATGGGATTCAAGTTAAGAAACAAGCCTTAGTTTCGTTGAGTTTAGGACCCTatactgatgaggtgtggtgcgatATAATTCCTATGAATGCATGCCACATTCTGTTGGGTAGGCCTTGGCAATTCGATAGAAAGGTTGAACATGACGGGAGAGCCAATGTGTATAGCGTGATGAAGGGTAATGTGAGATATAATCTGAAACCTATGTCACCTAACAAGATTAAAGAGTCTAAAACAAAGAAGGGGAGTATGTTTATGGAGGCTCGGGAGGTTGAAGAGGCTTTAGCTCGTGGAGAACGAACTTATGTCTTTGCTG tcgagtgtgatgcGAGTGGTGTTGGAATTGGTGCCGTGTTAATACAAGAAAAGAGGCCTATTGCATATTTCAGCGAGAAATTAAACGGTGCAAGGTTGAACTATTCAACTTACGACAAAGAGTTTTATGCAATCGTGAGAGCATTGGAccattggagtcattatctgcGTCCGAAGCCGTTTATTTTACATTCTGATCACGAGGCTCTTAAACACATCCATGGACAGCAAAAGTTAAATcaaagacatgccaaatgggtggaATTCTTGCAATCATTCACGTTTTCTTCAAAGTACAAGACGGGAAGTTCTAATGTCGTGGCTGATGCATTATCACGAAGGCATTCATTGTTGATTGAGTTGGATGCAAGGATTCTTGGTTTCGAACATATCAAGGAACTGTACAAGTCTGATCCAGAATTTTCAAAGGAAATCATTGATCCAACAGGTTTGTATACTGTTCAGGATGGCTATCTCTTCAAGGGTAATCGGCTATGCATTCCGAATGGGTCGATTAGGGAGTTGTTGGTACGAGAAGCTCATGGCGGAGCTATTGCTGGACACTTTGGAGTTAATAAGACAAGTGACATCCTAAGTGAACACTTCTACTGGCCAAGAATGAATAAGGACGTGCAAGAAATCGTGGCGAAATGCGTGGTATGCCAAAAGGCTAAGAGTACGTTCACCAAAGGTTTGTATACACCTCTGCCCGTACCTGTACAGCCATGGAATGAg ACTGATGATGCAACTAAAGTGGCTGATTTGTACTATAGAGAGATCGTTCGATTACATGGGATACCTCTTACTATTGTTTCAGATCGAGATGTGAAGTTTCTTAGTTACTTCTGGAAGACGTTATGGCGTTTGATGGGGACTAAACTTCTTTTCAGTACATCAcaccatccacaaacagatggtCAGACCGAGGTAACCAACCGTACTCTAGGGAGTCTACTGCGAGGATTGGTTAGTAAAAGCACAAAGGATTGGGATATCAAATTGGCGCATGCTGAATTTGCTTATAATCGTACACCATCAATGACGACAGGACGAGCTCCATTCGAGATTGTTTATGGCGTGAATCCATACCTGCCAATCGATTTAGTGCccattccaaagaaagatgtgttAAGTTTCGAAGCCAAAGAAAGACAAGCTGCATTTCTCCGAGTATGTGAGCAAGTTCGAGCTCAaattgagaaggcaaatgctaaATACAAAGAGAAGGCTAATAAACATCGAAAGCAGCCTGTTTTCAAGGAGGGTGATCTTGTGTGGTTACATTTGAGGAAGGAACGATTTCCATCCAAAAGGAAGAATAAGTTGATGCCGCGAGCAGATGGTCCATTCAAGATCCTCGAATGTTATGGTTCTAACGCGTACAAGCTGGAGTTGCCGAGTGAATATGGTGGGGTGAGCGCGACATTCAATGTAGGCGACCTATCACCGTATCTGGAAgacgaggatttgagg GAGCAATGTGTAAAACGAAGTATTGGAAAGGATTCTGTCGAAATGAAACTTATTGAACACTCGACAGGACTGTTCAGAATGCTCAAGTATGATTCAGGCAAGTTCACGTGTTTACTTGGCATCCAAGGCAGTGATGTCGAGACTTCTTACCAAAAGAAGTCATATCCTAGTTTAATTATATTAGGTAATAA agcttcggctcttgattttctTAAATCCAAGACGGTCCTAGGGTTTTTTATCTTTGTTACCAGCGCTACCATGTCTCGAAAAAAACTCAGGCAAGCATTGAAGATGTTGGAGGAATATGAGGAAGAATTGTTATGGGAGGACATAACAAGGAGAATTGATAAGCTATCATCGAAATACGAGAAGTGGGAGCgtgaacttaatcaatcttgtggaTCGAAGGATGAAGAGATAAAGATTGAACCAGATCCGAAGTCATTCGAAGTAgtcaatgaagaagaggaagaaaaccaaGCTGATCCGATTAGACAAGAAAAGATCGAGTCTTTTGATGTTGCTATTAAAGAAGGCAGAGCGAGAGGTTGA